The genomic interval TTTCATTGTGAGCTCGtacatttagaaaattttaaatactcGGTTCGGTCTGTAGTACACGGATCTTTTTTCATACCCACCTCGTAGAGATGATTCTGCAAAAATATGCGGAACTGTGGGGAAATGAGTTTTTAcaattggtttttcttttttttttttttttttttgtttcgccttCGCATTTAGTTTGCGGCGTTCCATTTGTTGTCGCTTTTTTCGGCAGGCCAGCCCTCCATTACGGCATCATTATCGTTTTAGCGCAATTACGCTGAGCGTGTATGTTCCTACGAGTGCTCACTAATTCGAATTGTAATTTCGCTTTTGTATATTCATAGGAATAATGAAGAGCGACTAACTCCGAGCGGTtaagtatataattatttcattacttTCGGTATAATTGTACGCTTGATAATTATGTCAGCTTAATGCACAGCTCAACGTTCAGCTTATTCGATCGTTGTGTTATTTCGCTACTGTGGAACGTCTCCGACAATAAATTGatggaagaaacaaaaaaacaaaaaaaaaaaaaaaaaagtagtcgTACGTTCGAAACCCAAGGAAATTttaatatattaaaaaaaaatccaccgaAATCCTGAAGACGTCGCGAGTGGTATATTACGTCTCGTCGTTATTCATTCCatcgttcttgtttttttttttaacctttttttttttttattcttcatgtTTCATGAAAACGCGTAGTTACGCGTATACCGCGcacaagtttttttcaaagggCAATCGATGAGTTCAACAGACGGGAAAGGTATTACGAAAGAAGATAAAACTGGGGCCGTCTGGCATGAAACTGTCAAATGAGCAGCGGTTCCCCATAGTCCCTGTTGTGAATAGATTCGTCCACCCGAATCCGGACACGGCACAATGCTTCGTTTTTACGGTTCTCTTGCGCAAATGCAGAACTGCATTCGTAAACGTTGACGGTCCTGTTTGATAATCCGAAATTATCGTAGCGACGGATCCCCGGACCGgctgcggaaaattttttaaatccggattcttcattttgtttttttttcaccatgaATATTGTGGCATTCAATCACGGTTCGCGAACCGTATGCTTCCgaaagaagcgaaagaaatgaaaaagaagttgtatataaatttgaaaaaagaatcggaatatatttttcgcaGACGTCTAGACCAAATAATTCaaaagctatatatatatctgttatTTTGGGTGGAAAATTTTAGCTGGAATTGGTGTTGtatatttgcaaattttttagcgcgaatgtatataggtatgtagagTAATTGCCGCTGTACAAGGTTAGTTTGTATAGATATAACCGTTTCCGCATGCCACTAACCGGTCCGTGTTTCCTCTTTGAGGTCTCCTTAAACGACCTCAATCCGTTTGAAACCCGGCCATAACCAGGATAAGAATCCTACCTGGAACATACTTTGAAATGGGAATCTCATTTTCATGAATCTTCATTGGGACGTTTCCTACCAGCTGTAATCTCGCTCGCCAACTCTGCGGTTTCAAGATTTTATGCAATTGAAACTACATTACCGTCCGTAACAGCGACACTCGAGATATGAGGCGggcgataaaatgaaaaagatcaaAAGTAGAATTCCGCCCTGCGAGCGGGAATCCTTGCGGCAACGTTACTATCTGCGTCGTGAAACTCAAAACTCGTTCTGCAAACAAAATCTATAACGTTCGCAATGATACGTCGTCGACTGTTGTTTACCCATTTGCAGAAAATTCAACTGCAACTGAGAATATCGGTGTTTCCTTCCGCCTCTGGTGTCTCTCGACAAACTGTGttaatacatttttcatttccttcaaATTACAGCGCGATCAAAGCTAAGTGAATTTTATCGACGGAACCTGCACTCCCCCGCGTTTTTAGTCGACGGATACCCGGAGGCTTTCGAAGTCGTATTCGAGGATTCGGTATATCGTGACGCGGAAGCGATAGCGGTAAATTTTCGATGCACCATTTGGAGATGTTCGCATGCGGAcggaataaatagaaaaaaatattatacatacggcGTATATGTTTTGTAATGAATAATGTATGGGGAGTGGAATGAGCCGTAAGAAAGCtatatagaaaatgaaaaaaataaaagaaacagaaaaacttTGGATGATATCGTACAGGTCCGTAAATACGCGCCGGTGGCACTTCCGTGCCTACCAAAGGGGAAGAAACGAGATTTCTTGAAGCAGGCAGGCAACAAATAAAGTAACAAATGCGATGAGATGCACCCTCCTCTGTGTGCAGCCCTCGTATCGGTCGGTCCCTCTCCGACCCCTTTCAGCCGCCCCTTCGCTGCACTTGAACCACGTGGAGCAGAACTAATGTGGTTTGCGGGAATGTAGCCAGTATCTGGCGTCGGTAGTGACTGTCCGTGACGTGTGCTGTGGGTTCCCCCCTGTTTTTTATCCTTCTCCGTCCCCGTCGCCATCTTCATTTCATCCCTTTATTTTTACcagattttttctatttccattCGATCCGGCATCGCCCGAGAAAAACGCGACGTTACATGGTACATAGGTActaatacctatacatgtcCGTTGCGGGAACAATTTTGTACAACTCCTTGACCCATTTGTCATATGATAAATTCACTTTTTACAACAGAAGCTGAGAGCTACCGCCTCGATGAAAAACGTTTGAAGAACCATTTCGAAATCCGTGAACCAGGGCGCGACATGGATTCCGATGCTGAGAATGAAATGCGTGACATTTCTTCACGATTgtcaattcatttattattatggtGCAGGGATTGTCCTTTGAGACCCGCCCTTCGAACTGTGAAAGTTTCTAGATTTTGACttaatttcgtgaaaaaagaCGAGGGCTTCGATTCTGGGAGGCGATGGGCCAATGAAACGACGGGACCGCAGCGACACTTGGCAGACTACTTCCTTGGATATACGCTATAAAGAAGGCTCGGTGTTCGGTGACGTGTGCAAAAACGGACCCTCTCTTTGCCATTCAATGCCCCGGTTATATCTGCAGCCCACAAAACACATAAAGTTGGAAAACACGAGACAAGAAACTCAATTCACCGGAAAATACTCGAAGTGCCGAACTGCAATGCCACTCATTCTTCACCAAAAATGGTACACCACTCGGCActgaaacgttttttttttgttttttttttttactcaaacaAGATATgcgatttgacaaaaaattccgAGTGAATTGATCTCTATTGGCTCCATCGGCATTGTAGttaattttgtaaataattctttgaatcgattcccgaaaaaaaaaaaaaaacgtttgatGCAGCAGTTATTGCGACTATATTCCCACGGTTCTCTCGataacgtgtatgtatgtaattttttaactGGATGTATAATCACtcgatacacgtataataatgaGATATGGAATGAGACGAGTCGTTATGATTGCCGGTGGTTAATCATTTGTTAGTACGAAAGCCAGGCAGCTTTATACGTGTTACAGTGTAAAGTCTGTCGGGATTTCCTTGAGCAAAGTTTTAATTCCTGTACGAGTATAACAAGTAGGTACAGTAAATGCGGGGAATCAAAGTCCGTTCTATAATTTAACAGGGAAGAATAGTTGAGTGCTCGCGTTTGAATTATCTTACAAGATAATCTTCTTGTTAGACGAAATGTGAGATCGGTAGCGCATATCCGGCACGCACCCGAACACGGTAAACGCAGTCAATAACATTTTTAAGCTCGGACAAAAAATTTGCATTAGGATAGTATAATCTTGCTCGCAAATCGTGTTAAGCTCAACGTACTAAAAGCGGCTTTAAATTGTCCTCTGTAATTACAGTTCATCGTCATTATACCGCGAGTTTTATCTCGGCGGGAGTGTTGAATAAAAACGCGATATCTCCACCCATTGTCCGACTCGTAGCTGCAgttttatgaagaaaaaaacgcaaataaaaacatttgaaaaaaaaaaaaaggaaatagaaagaagaaagaatgtAGGTAGCCTTAAAAAGTGACCTGAGCCTAGAGATCAGAGGTTCTAAAGTGGAATTTCTACATCTTTTGGCAAAAAAAGTGGCCACCACTAACCGCAGAGTTGGATGTCCACGGAAAGGGTGCAAAACATGTAATTTATTGGTCACTGTATAGTATAAGCTCGAGACTGTACCGTCCTGGGTAATTCCTGTATCCGTTCCTCTTGCGGTTCTAATCAAGACTCCAAAACTTTTTGTGAACTGGTTGCGGGGTCCGGTTGTAAGAAGCTCACGTCTTCTTGCCGAAACGCGGATCGCGCCGCACCACTCGCTAAACTTGCCGGGCGCAGGTACCGGCGCAGGGGTTCACAGGCTTCGAAAGTTATGGCTTTAAGTATTTCGAGAGAACCAacgtaaagaagaaaaaaagaagaaaaaaaaaacattgtatCTGCGCAGAAAAAGTTTCACCGGGTGGGTTAAATAAAACGGGGTGAAACAAGCgagaaaagaacaaataaaattggacGAAGTATTCGCTGGATCAAATTAACTTTTGTGCCTTTATCGAATTCGTGATTTTATCGTGATTCATATTCGGCATCCGGTATACATGCGGTGAGACTGACAAATAGTAGAGATAATTGATTCATCGTAAAATTCTTTGGTATATGACTCCGAAAAATTAACCGTGTGCGTTAATTTCAGCCCTAACCTGATATCGAGGGGATTGTCAAAAGTGTTTGAATTGTGtgttatttattgaattactTTCATTCGAgtgtttttcgttgttttcatCTTCGCCGATCAGTTTTGTATCGTAATGAACGCATACTTTATCCCGATCCGCCGACACTACAGTTTTGTTCATGATCGAGTTACGCGATATCTCACCAGTATCCATTTCCCATTCGGCCAGTGTCTGGAATTTTGTAAGAACCACtcaatataatttttgttcgccGCTAAACGTACACTATGGATCGGTATTATGATAAATATATTCCACGTGATTTACCTTTGCAACATCGCAAGCTTCCTTGTCAAGTTGCGTAAGATTTTTTCCAAGGCAGTCAAGGTCGTTGGCAACAAATTCCGAGTGACTGGTGCATTTGTAATATTCGTTACAGCCGGAAAGTGTGAACGTAATTTGATGCAATATGTTGGATATGTTCTGCCGAATAAAATTAACACGATCACAATCCCTCACTATGAAGTTCGCCTGAATACATTCTTCGTTGGAGAAACTCGGCTTTTCTGTAAACAGACGTTACCTTGTCGTAACCTACGTCCGCGACGACGTAAATTTGGTCGCCCTTGGGCATCAGGGAAATGTCCGTGACGCGCCAACTGTCGTGCTTACATCCCTCAAAAGATAATTTCTTCATGTACTGTAACAAAACGTATTTCCGCTACGACGTCAAAgactgtttgaaaaaagacaaaaatttcGGGAAACTTGCGTTCGTGCGATTGCTCGAGTCTTATTGAAACTGCCAAGTTGATAGGCGCCGAAAAGAGCTTGAGATTTTGTACAACAGCCAAAAATAGTTTTGGAAATCAAGAAAGCTTGGGGAGTCAATCTTATACTCACCGGTTTGGTATTCACAGACAAAAATGTACCGATCATAATAATCCAGCGCAGCGTCATTTTATCGTATTAGTCGTGTTCTGGAagtaaaatcgaacgaatataATAGTTTCGAAAACGTTTTTCCATTGTTCGACGTTGAGTCGTATGCTTCATCAACGTCGGCGTAAAGTTAATTTCAAATTAGTTTTAGTTATTTACGATCACAATTCGAACTAGCAGTAAAATATCGATATGCTTTCATGATGAATCGAATACGTGCTACCATTCGAAGATCCGAATTCCTTCATATTTTGCGAGACTTTACAGCAGGTAGGAAAACTTATTTACCTActaataaaatttatgtaaTTCTGTCCCTGGAGAGCTGCAAGTCTCTGCTTTTGTCGTcggtggtatatgtataaacttGGAGAAACCGACGTGATTGACGGTCCAGCTTGGACTAAGACTATTTTCCGAACCGCCAATAAATCGATTATCGGTGTTCATTCGTAACGACATCGTACGTTGTTTACTAATCGTtataaacaataaaattaGCTTGGTTATCATAACGATGGTGTGACCGCCAATCAAACAAAACTAGTTTTATCTTAGAATGTAATGTATATCACCTTTACGAATAACAAAACATCAAACGTCACCGGTGCTAGTACTTCACCAAGGAATTTCGCTAATTGTAAATTGCTTTTGGTCTAGCATTCTATTCGCAGGCTCAGAATGCGTGTACGTATTTTACAGCGAAGTGCATCGCGCGGTAGATTTTCAATTGCCCATCGTACGTCGATTCGTTAATGTACTCTCGATCTGATCTCGTTACAAATTTTCCTACGCTCATTAAACGTCGAATTTTCAATAAGGTTCCGGATAATGACGCCGGTTGTTTACAGAATCCAAGTAGTTTTCGAAACAGGATGAGACGGAAATCTAGAATAGTTTGGTTAACGTTAGTTCGCTTCTTCACTCTATGCGCCGGGATTCTGTTCCAACCTTTTTGTCTTCGAACGATTCTCGAACGTAGACAATAAGATCGATCAACTTCCTCGTACGCAAGGGTGCAAGTTTCCGAATTCGAATTAACATAAAATTCGACATCTCCGTAGAAAAAGtccatcgatttttcaatagGCGTATAACGCGTGCATCTCAATAAACCCCAGACGTGCAATTTCGAGATCCAGTCATCGCCATCGTTTTCAGATAGTATATCGATCCCAACGCTCTACAATCATCAGTATTCCAGAGGCAGTTGGCTCACAAGGAGCTGAACACGGGACGAGGTGGAGCTGCCGGACATCCCTCACATGACGAGGTGACCGGCAAACCGCCCCTACGTGCTTGGGCTCCTTTATACACCGCGTTCACCTTCTGGTCAAGGATGTCATCCCGAATCCGGGTGCTTCCTGAAGGCATAAACTGTTTCGCGGCGGTCAAACTTTCCTTGGCTAATGCGTCGAGCTAAGAAGTTTGATACTTTGAACCTCCGATTTTCTACcggcattttttctctttcattgaaattatcgTGTCCACACAGGGTTGGATGGGGTATCGAGAATCGCGTagatgaaatgaaagatttcatcgaattcttGGGGTGTGTGACGTGCGTAGCGCGAGGTAAAACTATGAGGGTTAGCTGGAGCAAACGTACGGGGCTGTACGTTCGGTATACTATGACGGTATATGACTGCGTGAACACATCGAGATCCAAGTCGTGGGTTTTATATATCCAAGGTAGGAACTTTTTTGAAGGTGGAGATTCGGAGGATAGAAACCAACCGTGTTCTGAAAACGATATCGAGAAGAGTATAAGGTATTCGCTTTGAGCGCTCTTTtaaaaataaagttgaaagCGACGATACCGAAGGATATTGCAGGCAcgtttttcaactctttatACCTACCAACTCCTCGAAACGCCCGAGACCCATCACCTTTACAACACTTATACCTAGATACGAACATCCAACGCCTTCAAAAAGCCGATGTCTACTACGAAGCTATCTCCCCTGAGACACGCGGAACGTGCCTTTACTAATTTATCTCCGCAGAGTTCTCACTCCTCGACGTTAGTACCGAGCTACCTGCAAcgggaaaaacaaagaaacggcgaaaaattgaataacgtgaaacgaaaaaaaaagttcatcaaGAGATTCCGCGATTAGCTGCTGAGGATTGAGTTATGGATCGTATATTGTTGGTTTCACGATGCATATCTCCTTTGTATACTTCATCGGCTAGTTGCCCTCCCTTCTTgacattatttttcacgtctgAAGTATCCAATAATCGATAAGCTCATGTTATCATTCGCCGAAGGTTGTGTGAGCGAAAAAACAGCTTCACGTATACCATGTTCTGTGATAATTTTTACCGAGGAGttgtgaaacaaaaataagaaaataacgtACCTACCTCCTAATTTCCTatcgctgttttttttcgctagatttttatattgattcgtttcatttttttttttttttttttttttcattcgaatagaACAGCTGTTTGAATTGGAAATagattttgttgaaatttgactCAATGATttttgagggaaaaaatgtcCATTTGAAAGAAGGTCATAGAAATATTAGAGACTTTTCGCGATGTTTGGTGATTGCTTTTCATTATGATAGTTGGGTAAGATCGCGGCAGGAAATAAGCGTGGGTCAGGTCGTCAGAGATACCCCCCGCGTCGTGACGCAACGGGAAACACGCCAGGGTGTCCACAGCCGTTTCACGCACGGCGTCCTTTCGACGCAGTAGGGTGGCACACTTCCTGGCTCCTAGCCGTGGGCTAACGACTCAAGCTGAGCTGGATCTGGAACTTGAAACCAACCGTGTCCCACCCGGGTTATACAAGAATGCTTTTCCTCCACTCCGTATACTCAACTTTGATCGCTATACGTTAAGTGTATTGCAACGATTACGTAACTCGAGGTTAAATCCGATGACGCACTTCGCTACACATAAACTTTTATGGAAGGATtggattcatttatttttttcgttttctcatttcttcttttctctcatccgTCAAATTCTCTGAATCCAATATCGCGTACGACTTGTACGTTCGTACATGAAGTTAAGTTCATGTAACGCGACGTGCGCGTTGAAGGGGCAATTTTGGCGGGgaagatttcttttcttcattttccttcttttttttttttttctcttttttctccaagaGTTTTCTCCCCGATGCCTACCCGCATGCATTTGCAGGAGGGTGATGACGTCGCTCGCGGCTGGAATAGAATGCATACCAAGCAACTAACTTTGGTCTACGAGGACCCTGGGGAATTTCTGGCTAAATGAAACTTCTAGTGCTagcaaagttgaaaaaagtttaaatTAGCAAAGAGATGAGATCTCGTTCTAATCTTCCATGAATACTGAACAAATAATCAAGAGGTAGGGGTACCGCGTACATATATCAgttgaacaacaacaacaaaaacaataacaacaataataatagtgctAATTTTCTGGTCAGTTGTAGAAACGAAGTCgcggtaaaatgaaaattgggataatcaatcaatcagaGGGTTTCGATGACTCAATATTTACAAGGTTATTCGCCTTCCGATtcgcgatgaaatttataGTCCGACCACTGAAAACGACCACATGACCGCACATGACAgtgcgaaaataatttcgattgaTCATACGCTAGGAGTATGTGTGTTGGAAGTAATCACCGAATTCGCCCCGGGCGTGGACACTGATCGGGTCTCTGATGACCACCGCTTTGATCCCTCATAGCTGAACTGTAAATTGTCATTTCTAGTTTTAGGCAAGATTGGAACTTTTCAAACGACGATATTTGCCGGCAATACTATTTTCGTCTATCGAATATACTGCctatttttctcgaaatcaTCACCGAGAGAAATACAAACAATTCAATCACATTCATCGCGttgcaatgaaaaataagttggggatgaaatttttttgagaatatttcaattttttctccacatgCACACCCTCCTCGtgattttacaaaattcaatCCTCACCTATTCGTCTTCCTCGAACGACGTTTTGCCATGTTTTACGCAGAGACCGCGATGTGTATTATTCATCGAGGTATACcctgcatacgtatacagatacaAGAGATTAGTTTGATTACGGGTCGTCGAGGTCACAGAGGTTTCATGATCGCTATAGTCCTCGTAACCTGGCGTTTAGAGAATGAGTTTGGGGATGGGAAACGGGACGCGTGACGTCCCGGGGGTAAAGGGAGGTTCGGGGGCGTGCGGCGTCGAGAAGAAGACTGGAGGAAGGGGTCTGCAGGGGGGTGTAAGGATTGCGCCAGCTCCAAGGAATATCCTCGGACGGAGGGGGTGTCAGGGAGGGTTCGCAGCACACGGCAATCCATCATCCGTAGAGCTCGCCATTCATCCAAAGACGAACAAGATAGATAGTTGTATGGTTCCGTGACCCCAAGCAGAGGGCTCGTATGCCTACATTTTCCCGAGTGTTTTTACAGCGCGTGTCCCTCGGGAACCTTCTCGACTGCGATTCTGCGTTTATACGTGCGCGTCATACGCGCTGGATGGTATTCGACCTTAACGATTTTCCCGAGGGAGATCCTATATCGGGACGGAGCGAGTTATCGAGTCAAGCGTGAACGGTAAATGCTCAAAACTCGGTAAACCCCAAAACCTCGATTCGGGGTAAGTATAAtaggtgggggaggggggggggggggtggattTTGGGGAATTAGAAGGAACTCCTTACATTTACCACCAcctgtatgtacgtgtgtacagagATCCGTACAATTTAGTCGAAGTTCAGCTACGCTGCGGTTATTACAACCGCAGGCTGATCtaaattgaaatttgttcAATGGTGAATTATCTGTTTGCAGATTGAAGAGGCTGGTAGGAAATTCGAGATAGCCGCATAGAAGTTCGTTTCGCGGAAACGGTTGAACACCATTTCGTTTGCTACTTTTTTGCGCTTAacgctttcaatttttgatattcaaaaattcaaccccGCTCGTCGTCACCTATCAAATGATCGTTATATTAGCAGGGTCGCAAAGTTACACAGTTGGCCTCGGGGTAGGTAACTCTCTGCAATGTAATTTAGAAAGTACCGAACAACGTGCATAACGTCATTGTTAGCTAGAGAATTTCCAGTAAAACCTCCGTTCAAactattaaaaattaattacatttcACTTTCGAATTATAATGAGAAGTGCGGGTGCTGCGATGCTTGCGGGTAACTGGTGACCCGTTCATACCCATATCGTGTAGGTACATAGACATACATAGACATACGAATTTAATTACGTATACAGGCGTGTAACATTTATACGTCGCTGCGCTGTaggtacgcgcgtacatatgtatgcgtgCGGGGTCGCGTATCGATGTAGATTGTACGCGACCGAATGCAGCCGGTAGCTTTCGGTTTGTCGATAAGTGAAATAGTAATTTAATTTCCGATTCACAGGTTTACGCCCCGGACACGTACCTGCCAGCTACACAAACGTATGAAAATGGCCTAATTATCATTGGCTGTGCATAACCACCGAATTGAATTGGAAAGTTGTTGCAATGATATCCGTAcggatgatggaaaaaaacaaaattaaataaaaatggaaagtcAAATTGAAAACAGTAATTTTGTTAAGGAACCACCGAACGTCAGTTGAGCCGGTAACGCAGCGGCCCAATAATTAATCCAATGTCAACACGTTCGTTGTCAGGTTCTGAAGCACCGCTCCGAAATTTACTTTCAATTAGTTAGGGTTGCCACTTTCCTTTCAAGCTTGATTCATCGGAAATCGCGTCTATCGATTTGTTCAAGGTTGAATCCAGGTCAAACGCTCGTTCCAGTTACTGCACCTTTCGACAGCACTTTGTTTCGCAGTAattatgaattaattattatcatagttACCGTTTTAGCAGTTGATAAACTAGAACACGTAACTGTTGAAAAACTCGTTACCGAACTAACGATTTAGCGATGCGGTTGACGTACAATTGTACGATATGAATAACGTTTTCAAAAGCGTTCGAATTTGAACGGCATTTTCGCTTTCTGCGCCATTCAAAGGCggggaatattaaaaaaatcgttgagcGTTTTTTTTGGCAGGTAAATCATTATGAGCAGAAATTGGTGTTGAGGTATCAAGCCGTTCCACTCGATCGTAAGTTCGTTTGGATTTTCGATATGGGTCAGCCG from Athalia rosae chromosome 1, iyAthRosa1.1, whole genome shotgun sequence carries:
- the LOC105684769 gene encoding uncharacterized protein LOC105684769 isoform X1; protein product: MTLRWIIMIGTFLSVNTKPYMKKLSFEGCKHDSWRVTDISLMPKGDQIYVVADVGYDKNISNILHQITFTLSGCNEYYKCTSHSEFVANDLDCLGKNLTQLDKEACDVAKTLAEWEMDTGEISRNSIMNKTVVSADRDKVCVHYDTKLIGEDENNEKHSNETCEPLRRYLRPASLASGAARSAFRQEDVSFLQPDPATSSQKVLES
- the LOC105684769 gene encoding uncharacterized protein LOC105684769 isoform X4, with amino-acid sequence MKKLSFEGCKHDSWRVTDISLMPKGDQIYVVADVGYDKNISNILHQITFTLSGCNEYYKCTSHSEFVANDLDCLGKNLTQLDKEACDVAKTLAEWEMDTGEISRNSIMNKTVVSADRDKVCVHYDTKLIGEDENNEKHSNETCEPLRRYLRPASLASGAARSAFRQEDVSFLQPDPATSSQKVLES
- the LOC105684769 gene encoding uncharacterized protein LOC105684769 isoform X3, whose amino-acid sequence is MTLRWIIMIGTFLSVNTKPYMKKLSFEGCKHDSWRVTDISLMPKGDQIYVVADVGYDKNISNILHQITFTLSGCNEYYKCTSHSEFVANDLDCLGKNLTQLDKEACDVAKTLAEWEMDTGEISRNSIMNKTVVSADRDKVCVHYDTKLIGEDENNEKHSNESCRYNRGIEWQREGPFLHTSPNTEPSL
- the LOC105684769 gene encoding uncharacterized protein LOC105684769 isoform X2, with amino-acid sequence MTLRWIIMIGTFLSVNTKPYMKKLSFEGCKHDSWRVTDISLMPKGDQIYVVADVGYDKNISNILHQITFTLSGCNEYYKCTSHSEFVANDLDCLGKNLTQLDKEACDVAKTLAEWEMDTGEISRNSIMNKTVVSADRDKVCVHYDTKLIGEDENNEKHSNENITGALNGKERVRFCTRHRTPSLLYSVYPRK
- the LOC105684769 gene encoding uncharacterized protein LOC105684769 isoform X5, with the translated sequence MTLRWIIMIGTFLSVNTKPYMKKLSFEGCKHDSWRVTDISLMPKGDQIYVVADVGYDKNISNILHQITFTLSGCNEYYKCTSHSEFVANDLDCLGKNLTQLDKEACDVAKTLAEWEMDTDITGALNGKERVRFCTRHRTPSLLYSVYPRK